A single window of Solanum dulcamara chromosome 5, daSolDulc1.2, whole genome shotgun sequence DNA harbors:
- the LOC129889599 gene encoding probable methyltransferase PMT21 isoform X2, which produces MKHKDGKPYPPNRNSKKVQVTLLVVVLCGFSFYLGGIFCSEKETYATKEVSREDETPIGNSAGSLQTRGSSFSECSADYQDYTPCTDPRRWKKYGLHRLTFMERHCPPNFERKECLVPPPDGYKVPIRWPKSKNECWYRNVPYDWINKQKSNQHWLVKEGEKFTFPGGGTMFPNGVGKYVDLMEDLIPQMKDGTVRTAIDTGCGVASWGGDLLDRGILTVSLAPRDNHEAQVQFALERGIPAVLGIISTQRLPFPSNSFDMAHCSRCLIPWTEFGGVYLLEVHRILRPGGFWVLSGPPVNYENRWRGWNTTIEDQRSDYEKLQDLLTSMCFKLFNKKDDIAVWQKLTDNSCYKKLDNPDSYPPKCDDGTEPDSAWYTPLRPCVVVPPVTRKVKLNALAKWPERLHVAPERVSDVRGGSEGAFKHDDSKWKVRAKHYKKLLPAIGTEKVRNVMDMNTLYGGFAAALVEDPLWVMNVVSSYAANTLPVVYDRGLIGTFHDWCEAFSTYPRTYDLLHLDNLFTAESHRCEMKYVLLEMDRILRPNGYAIIRESSYFIDVISPMAKGMRWSCREEDTEYGAQNEKILICQKKLWYSKESS; this is translated from the exons ATGAAGCACAAAGATGGAAAACCATATCCACCAAATAGAAATTCAAAGAAAGTTCAAGTGACATTATTAGTTGTGGTGCTCTGTGGGTTTTCATTCTATCTTGGAGGAATTTTTTGCTCTGAAAAGGAGACATATGCAACTAAGGAGGTTAGCAGGGAAGATGAAACTCCCATAGGGAATTCTGCTGGCTCTCTACAAACCAGAGGCAGTTCCTTTTCTGAATGCAGTGCTGACTATCAGGACTATACGCCATGCACAGATCCAAGG AGATGGAAGAAGTACGGTCTTCATCGCCTTACTTTCATGGAACGACATTGCCCTCCTAATTTTGAAAGGAAGGAATGCTTGGTTCCCCCACCAGATGGCTATAAGGTGCCAATAAGATGGCCAAAGAGCAAAAATGAATGTTGGTACAG GAATGTTCCATATGATTGGATTAACAAACAAAAATCCAATCAGCATTGGCTCGTAAAAGAAGGGGAGAAGTTCACCTTTCCTGGTGGTGGTACTATGTTCCCAAATGGTGTTGGGAAATATGTTGATCTGATGGAAGATTTGATTCCACAAATGAAAGATGGCACCGTCCGAACTGCCATTGATACTGGTTGTGGG GTGGCAAGCTGGGGAGGCGATCTACTGGATCGTGGAATTCTGACAGTCTCTCTTGCTCCAAGAGATAATCATGAAGCTCAAGTTCAGTTTGCTCTGGAACGTGGAATTCCTGCAGTTCTGGGCATTATTTCAACCCAACGTCTTCCTTTCCCTTCAAATTCTTTTGACATGGCACATTGCTCCAGATGCCTGATTCCATGGACCGAATTTG GTGGAGTTTACCTTCTTGAAGTACATCGTATACTGCGCCCTGGAGGTTTCTGGGTCCTTTCTGGCCCACCAGTGAACTATGAAAACCGTTGGAGAGGATGGAATACCACAATTGAGGATCAGAGATCAGATTACGAGAAGTTGCAAGATTTGCTAACTTCAATGTGCTTCAAATTATTTAACAAGAAGGATGACATTGCCGTGTGGCAGAAGTTGACAGACAATAGCTGCTATAAGAAACTTGATAACCCTGACAGCTACCCACCAAAATGTGATGATGGTACTGAACCTGATTCCGCGTGGTACACTCCTCTTCGACCTTGTGTAGTTGTGCCTCCAGTTACTAGGAAAGTTAAGTTGAATGCTCTAGCCAAATGGCCGGAAAGGTTGCATGTCGCCCCAGAACGTGTTTCTGATGTTCGTGGAGGTAGCGAGGGTGCCTTCAAGCACGACGATAGTAAGTGGAAGGTGCGAGCAAAGCACTACAAGAAGTTGCTCCCTGCTATTGGAACTGAAAAGGTCAGAAATGTGATGGACATGAACACCTTGTATGGAGGTTTTGCTGCTGCTCTGGTTGAGGATCCTCTTTGGGTCATGAATGTGGTTTCCTCTTATGCTGCCAATACACTTCCCGTGGTCTACGACAGAGGTCTTATCGGAACGTTTCATGACTG GTGTGAGGCCTTTTCAACCTATCCTCGAACGTATGATCTCCTTCATCTTGACAATCTCTTCACTGCTGAAAGTCATAG ATGTGAAATGAAGTATGTTCTGCTGGAAATGGATCGTATTTTGCGACCCAATGGATATGCAATTATCCGAGAATCCAGTTACTTCATAGATGTCATCTCCCCTATGGCTAAGGGCATGAGATGGAGCTGTCGTGAAGAAGACACAGAATATGGCGCACAGAACGAGAAGATATTGATTTGCCAAAAGAAGCTCTGGTATTCAAAGGAGAGTTCATGA
- the LOC129889599 gene encoding probable methyltransferase PMT21 isoform X1, translating to MSLKFFNQLGFKFQPHKFLNEKYQLIGPQSSFVGKQSIKRYNMKHKDGKPYPPNRNSKKVQVTLLVVVLCGFSFYLGGIFCSEKETYATKEVSREDETPIGNSAGSLQTRGSSFSECSADYQDYTPCTDPRRWKKYGLHRLTFMERHCPPNFERKECLVPPPDGYKVPIRWPKSKNECWYRNVPYDWINKQKSNQHWLVKEGEKFTFPGGGTMFPNGVGKYVDLMEDLIPQMKDGTVRTAIDTGCGVASWGGDLLDRGILTVSLAPRDNHEAQVQFALERGIPAVLGIISTQRLPFPSNSFDMAHCSRCLIPWTEFGGVYLLEVHRILRPGGFWVLSGPPVNYENRWRGWNTTIEDQRSDYEKLQDLLTSMCFKLFNKKDDIAVWQKLTDNSCYKKLDNPDSYPPKCDDGTEPDSAWYTPLRPCVVVPPVTRKVKLNALAKWPERLHVAPERVSDVRGGSEGAFKHDDSKWKVRAKHYKKLLPAIGTEKVRNVMDMNTLYGGFAAALVEDPLWVMNVVSSYAANTLPVVYDRGLIGTFHDWCEAFSTYPRTYDLLHLDNLFTAESHRCEMKYVLLEMDRILRPNGYAIIRESSYFIDVISPMAKGMRWSCREEDTEYGAQNEKILICQKKLWYSKESS from the exons atgtcattaAAGTTTTTCAACCAATTAGGTTTCAAGTTTCAACCCCATAAATTTCTAAATGAGAAATATCAACTGATTGGTCCACAATCAAGTTTTGTTG GTAAGCAATCAATAAAAAGATACAACATGAAGCACAAAGATGGAAAACCATATCCACCAAATAGAAATTCAAAGAAAGTTCAAGTGACATTATTAGTTGTGGTGCTCTGTGGGTTTTCATTCTATCTTGGAGGAATTTTTTGCTCTGAAAAGGAGACATATGCAACTAAGGAGGTTAGCAGGGAAGATGAAACTCCCATAGGGAATTCTGCTGGCTCTCTACAAACCAGAGGCAGTTCCTTTTCTGAATGCAGTGCTGACTATCAGGACTATACGCCATGCACAGATCCAAGG AGATGGAAGAAGTACGGTCTTCATCGCCTTACTTTCATGGAACGACATTGCCCTCCTAATTTTGAAAGGAAGGAATGCTTGGTTCCCCCACCAGATGGCTATAAGGTGCCAATAAGATGGCCAAAGAGCAAAAATGAATGTTGGTACAG GAATGTTCCATATGATTGGATTAACAAACAAAAATCCAATCAGCATTGGCTCGTAAAAGAAGGGGAGAAGTTCACCTTTCCTGGTGGTGGTACTATGTTCCCAAATGGTGTTGGGAAATATGTTGATCTGATGGAAGATTTGATTCCACAAATGAAAGATGGCACCGTCCGAACTGCCATTGATACTGGTTGTGGG GTGGCAAGCTGGGGAGGCGATCTACTGGATCGTGGAATTCTGACAGTCTCTCTTGCTCCAAGAGATAATCATGAAGCTCAAGTTCAGTTTGCTCTGGAACGTGGAATTCCTGCAGTTCTGGGCATTATTTCAACCCAACGTCTTCCTTTCCCTTCAAATTCTTTTGACATGGCACATTGCTCCAGATGCCTGATTCCATGGACCGAATTTG GTGGAGTTTACCTTCTTGAAGTACATCGTATACTGCGCCCTGGAGGTTTCTGGGTCCTTTCTGGCCCACCAGTGAACTATGAAAACCGTTGGAGAGGATGGAATACCACAATTGAGGATCAGAGATCAGATTACGAGAAGTTGCAAGATTTGCTAACTTCAATGTGCTTCAAATTATTTAACAAGAAGGATGACATTGCCGTGTGGCAGAAGTTGACAGACAATAGCTGCTATAAGAAACTTGATAACCCTGACAGCTACCCACCAAAATGTGATGATGGTACTGAACCTGATTCCGCGTGGTACACTCCTCTTCGACCTTGTGTAGTTGTGCCTCCAGTTACTAGGAAAGTTAAGTTGAATGCTCTAGCCAAATGGCCGGAAAGGTTGCATGTCGCCCCAGAACGTGTTTCTGATGTTCGTGGAGGTAGCGAGGGTGCCTTCAAGCACGACGATAGTAAGTGGAAGGTGCGAGCAAAGCACTACAAGAAGTTGCTCCCTGCTATTGGAACTGAAAAGGTCAGAAATGTGATGGACATGAACACCTTGTATGGAGGTTTTGCTGCTGCTCTGGTTGAGGATCCTCTTTGGGTCATGAATGTGGTTTCCTCTTATGCTGCCAATACACTTCCCGTGGTCTACGACAGAGGTCTTATCGGAACGTTTCATGACTG GTGTGAGGCCTTTTCAACCTATCCTCGAACGTATGATCTCCTTCATCTTGACAATCTCTTCACTGCTGAAAGTCATAG ATGTGAAATGAAGTATGTTCTGCTGGAAATGGATCGTATTTTGCGACCCAATGGATATGCAATTATCCGAGAATCCAGTTACTTCATAGATGTCATCTCCCCTATGGCTAAGGGCATGAGATGGAGCTGTCGTGAAGAAGACACAGAATATGGCGCACAGAACGAGAAGATATTGATTTGCCAAAAGAAGCTCTGGTATTCAAAGGAGAGTTCATGA